One genomic window of Clostridia bacterium includes the following:
- a CDS encoding PAS domain S-box protein gives MNLKGNLSDLDSDDYLSLKNSLVDIKQGKPEIGFAYLLTMKDGSLYIIADSESPQSEYYSPPGQEFSEAASLYKEPFLTGEPILTIPITDRWGTWVSALAPVKDPDTGEVLAVFGIDYPAGYWQAEVNRYLLHSTAVVACILLLLMLLCWVILNNYRLAVLSRELKDTETLFRTGYEQAPIGIALLDCFHFISMGNTEFARILGRTRDEIASLNWNDVTHPDDLPGDLEYFKQCYKAETPGHSLERRFIRPDGTGIWVNMTASRLRLTSGNVTNDYYLCMVQDIQARKEGEEALQESERSRRVLLENLPGMAYRCKFDEHWTMEFVSKGCYDLTGYKSESLLYNRELSFNDLIVPEYRDVLWAEWERVIEERRLFRYEYEIITATGERKWVLETGQGVFGDDGEVVALEGIIIDITETKEKQRQIEYFSDHDLMTGVYNRRYYEEAKARLDREDQTPTAIIIADINGVRLINDAYGTEAGDRLIIEAAKILQRCSREGDILARTGGDEFRLLLPKTNRYQANKILKAIQEDCHKFNAKVKETERRISLSVGMGIKAGKECTWESAEKEADESLRRHKLFEQKSMYNTILSSIMATMYAKSQETEEHSQRLSEKCIKVAERLGLPQNKLDELHLCAMLHDIGKVGIDDRILNKPGKLTEAEWAIMKTHPEIGYRIVMSAPELSSAATVILAHHERWDGKGYPLGLSGEEIPLLARILAIVDAYDAMTQERVYRKALPKELALKEIEKNAGIQFDPTIARIFVELMRDED, from the coding sequence ATGAATCTGAAAGGGAATCTTTCTGATCTGGATTCTGATGATTACCTGTCATTAAAAAACAGCTTGGTGGACATTAAACAGGGCAAACCGGAAATCGGTTTCGCCTATCTGTTAACTATGAAAGACGGCAGTCTATATATCATTGCTGATTCAGAGTCTCCCCAGTCTGAATACTATTCTCCCCCCGGCCAGGAGTTTTCGGAGGCGGCCTCACTATATAAGGAACCTTTCTTAACCGGGGAGCCAATCTTGACCATTCCCATTACCGACCGCTGGGGCACTTGGGTCAGTGCTTTGGCCCCGGTAAAAGATCCGGATACAGGCGAAGTGCTGGCCGTATTTGGTATTGATTATCCGGCGGGCTACTGGCAGGCAGAAGTGAACAGGTACCTGCTCCATTCCACTGCAGTAGTGGCCTGTATACTCCTGCTCTTAATGTTGCTCTGCTGGGTAATCTTGAATAATTACCGGTTGGCGGTCTTAAGCAGGGAGCTTAAAGATACTGAAACTTTATTCAGGACCGGTTATGAACAGGCGCCGATTGGAATCGCTCTGCTGGATTGTTTCCATTTTATATCCATGGGTAATACCGAGTTTGCCCGGATCTTAGGAAGAACCAGAGATGAAATTGCTTCTTTAAATTGGAATGACGTTACTCATCCCGATGACTTGCCCGGGGATCTGGAATACTTTAAGCAATGTTATAAGGCTGAAACACCGGGGCATTCTCTGGAAAGACGTTTCATTAGACCCGATGGCACCGGCATCTGGGTGAACATGACGGCGAGCAGGTTAAGGTTGACCAGCGGTAATGTTACCAATGACTACTACTTATGCATGGTTCAGGATATTCAAGCCCGGAAAGAAGGGGAAGAAGCCCTGCAGGAAAGTGAACGAAGCAGGAGGGTATTGCTGGAGAACCTGCCGGGAATGGCTTACAGGTGCAAATTTGATGAACACTGGACAATGGAATTTGTGTCCAAGGGTTGTTATGACTTGACCGGATATAAGAGTGAAAGCCTTTTGTATAATAGAGAGCTGTCTTTTAATGATTTGATTGTTCCGGAATACAGGGATGTATTATGGGCGGAATGGGAACGGGTAATTGAGGAACGGCGCCTGTTCCGCTATGAATATGAAATAATCACTGCCACCGGGGAACGGAAGTGGGTCCTGGAAACGGGACAAGGAGTGTTCGGGGATGACGGCGAGGTAGTAGCCCTGGAAGGCATTATTATTGACATCACCGAAACCAAGGAAAAACAGCGGCAGATCGAATACTTCAGTGACCATGATTTGATGACCGGTGTGTATAATCGCCGGTATTACGAAGAAGCAAAAGCCCGTTTGGATAGGGAGGATCAGACGCCAACAGCCATCATTATTGCCGATATTAACGGCGTCAGGCTGATTAACGATGCTTACGGCACTGAGGCAGGGGACCGGCTGATCATCGAAGCAGCGAAAATACTGCAAAGATGCTCACGGGAAGGTGATATCCTGGCCCGGACCGGTGGAGACGAGTTCAGGCTGCTCCTCCCCAAAACCAATCGTTATCAAGCCAACAAAATTCTAAAGGCTATCCAGGAAGATTGTCACAAGTTTAATGCTAAAGTAAAAGAAACTGAGCGGCGGATCAGTTTGTCTGTGGGCATGGGAATCAAAGCCGGCAAAGAATGCACTTGGGAGAGTGCGGAAAAGGAAGCGGACGAATCCTTGCGCAGGCATAAGCTCTTCGAGCAGAAAAGCATGTACAATACCATTTTGTCCTCGATCATGGCTACCATGTATGCCAAAAGTCAGGAAACGGAGGAACATTCCCAGCGTCTTTCGGAAAAATGCATTAAAGTTGCCGAACGGTTAGGGCTGCCTCAAAATAAACTGGATGAACTGCATCTTTGTGCAATGCTGCACGATATCGGGAAAGTGGGCATTGATGACCGGATTCTGAACAAGCCGGGAAAACTCACAGAAGCGGAATGGGCGATTATGAAAACCCATCCTGAAATAGGATACCGGATTGTCATGTCCGCACCGGAGCTGTCCAGCGCCGCAACGGTAATCCTGGCCCACCATGAACGTTGGGACGGAAAGGGATACCCTTTAGGCTTGTCGGGAGAAGAAATTCCTTTACTGGCCCGGATTTTAGCAATTGTCGACGCTTATGATGCCATGACTCAGGAACGGGTCTATCGTAAAGCATTGCCTAAAGAATTGGCTTTGAAAGAAATTGAGAAAAATGCCGGTATCCAGTTTGATCCCACCATAGCCCGCATATTTGTTGAATTGATGCGTGACGAAGACTAA
- a CDS encoding macro domain-containing protein yields MPFAIVRNDITRMEVDAIVNAANTALQMGGGVCGAIFRAAGAEELQKECNAIGHCETGQAVITKGYKLPAKYIIHTPGPVWRGGHYGEEQLLRSCYLNSLKLAKEHNCNSIAFPLISSGIFGYPKDRALKVATTAISDFLKENEMQVYLVVFDKAAFSISEKLLGQIQSFIDEHYIDRHRPPRRELLEVETVALKEAMYVPKQIEYKIAGPAGLEDLIGRLDESFSETLFRLIDAKGKTDVEVYKRANLDRRLFSKIRSNKSYMPSKKTAVALAIALELNLAETKDLLSRAGYTLSRSQKFDVIIEYFIRNGNYDIFEINEVLFYFDQPLLGA; encoded by the coding sequence ATGCCTTTTGCAATTGTCAGAAACGATATCACCAGAATGGAAGTGGATGCCATTGTTAACGCCGCCAATACCGCTCTCCAGATGGGAGGAGGAGTCTGCGGCGCTATCTTTAGGGCAGCGGGAGCGGAGGAGCTTCAAAAGGAATGCAACGCCATCGGCCACTGCGAGACGGGACAGGCCGTGATTACCAAGGGATATAAACTCCCGGCCAAGTACATTATTCATACCCCGGGGCCGGTTTGGCGGGGAGGTCATTATGGAGAGGAACAGCTATTGCGAAGTTGTTATCTCAATTCCCTAAAACTGGCCAAAGAGCATAACTGTAATTCTATTGCCTTTCCTTTGATTTCGTCCGGAATCTTCGGTTATCCCAAAGACCGGGCCTTAAAAGTTGCAACTACGGCCATCAGTGACTTCTTAAAAGAAAATGAGATGCAAGTATATTTAGTCGTTTTTGACAAGGCGGCTTTTTCTATAAGTGAAAAACTGTTGGGCCAAATCCAAAGTTTCATTGACGAACATTATATAGACAGGCACCGGCCTCCAAGAAGAGAGCTTCTGGAAGTGGAAACAGTTGCTCTTAAAGAAGCTATGTACGTGCCCAAGCAGATAGAGTATAAGATTGCCGGGCCTGCGGGGCTGGAAGATTTGATCGGGCGCCTGGACGAATCCTTTTCAGAGACCCTTTTTCGCCTTATTGACGCCAAAGGGAAAACCGATGTGGAGGTTTACAAGCGGGCCAACCTGGATCGCCGGTTGTTTTCCAAAATCCGCAGCAATAAAAGTTATATGCCCAGCAAGAAGACGGCGGTGGCCCTGGCCATCGCTTTGGAGCTAAATCTGGCCGAAACGAAAGATTTGCTGTCACGGGCCGGATATACTTTGTCCCGGAGCCAAAAGTTTGATGTCATTATTGAGTATTTCATCCGGAACGGGAATTACGATATCTTTGAGATCAATGAAGTCCTGTTTTATTTTGATCAGCCTTTACTGGGAGCGTAA
- a CDS encoding VWA domain-containing protein has translation MKNNLTELVFILDRSGSMAGLESDTIGGYNAMLKKQQETEGEVIVTTVLFDDKYELLHDRINLKAIAPITEKEYYVRGTTALLDAVGKTINKIVAVQKHTAEEYRADKVLFVITTDGMENASREYSYEQIRRMVERQKEKYGWEFIFLGANIDAVETAGRFGIDAGNAANYHADSEGVQLNFQVLSEVITNVRERRPLSGGWKTRIDTDYKRRKM, from the coding sequence ATGAAAAACAATCTGACAGAACTGGTGTTTATCCTGGACAGGAGCGGTTCCATGGCAGGTCTGGAGAGCGACACTATCGGCGGGTATAATGCCATGCTCAAAAAACAGCAGGAGACTGAGGGGGAGGTAATTGTCACCACAGTTCTTTTTGATGACAAGTATGAGCTTCTCCATGACCGGATTAACCTGAAGGCCATTGCTCCCATTACTGAAAAAGAATACTACGTTCGTGGCACGACAGCCTTACTGGATGCCGTCGGAAAAACCATTAATAAAATTGTAGCGGTACAAAAACATACGGCGGAAGAATACCGGGCGGATAAAGTGCTGTTCGTGATCACCACCGACGGCATGGAAAATGCCAGCCGGGAGTACTCCTATGAGCAAATTCGCCGGATGGTGGAAAGACAGAAAGAGAAGTACGGATGGGAATTCATTTTTCTGGGGGCCAATATTGATGCAGTGGAAACGGCCGGCCGGTTTGGAATTGATGCCGGCAATGCTGCCAATTACCACGCCGACAGCGAGGGAGTTCAGCTGAACTTCCAGGTGCTCAGCGAGGTTATAACCAACGTTCGGGAAAGACGACCCCTTTCCGGCGGTTGGAAAACAAGGATCGATACGGATTATAAACGCAGGAAGATGTAA
- a CDS encoding PucR family transcriptional regulator, producing the protein MTVTVADLLKLPSLRNAEVVAGRGGLQKIVSSISVLESVDPELLMEAHFHNDEFYGSEIVITSFINIKDDVELQRRNIRRLAEGGEVGLILYYVGIFMKEIHPRLIQLADELDFTLICMPRNRLDLRYSEVICEVMEAIYRDRSAGGSMVVELLERASRLPQHQRTVDTVVKMLSDRIRATVILTDAQGKVLNEAAWPRTLSGLHTHLKKASLPETPGKPAQFPHVPGGLLYRAPIDSGTGPGMDLFLIREGTPLSSGEFQQAAEIVQLAVRLWSQEHDKVVISELVKAIMQDEPMKMRRLADLFQIDVASVHAMWIAMPEAGGRGFSTEAAKGAWEVAKQYCRSSFADVYEDCLVVFMDGPRTFQDTETLKKELLVQLPETGILTVFRNLQDTAAVRAAYLANRDYAADLRLIFPGRVCFNEAELDFAKACRERIAEGEAALAEALAPLSILAGDREAKELINTLAVYLLDTGGSLTDTANKLFLHKNTIKYRLKCISDRLGYRVGAMPASAKLFEAVAIDRILGS; encoded by the coding sequence GTGACAGTAACAGTAGCCGACTTATTAAAATTGCCGTCTCTCCGCAATGCGGAAGTGGTAGCGGGCAGGGGCGGGCTGCAAAAAATCGTATCTTCCATTTCCGTTCTGGAAAGCGTCGATCCGGAACTTCTTATGGAGGCCCATTTCCATAACGATGAGTTTTACGGCAGTGAGATAGTGATCACCTCCTTTATCAATATCAAGGATGACGTGGAACTCCAGCGCCGGAACATCCGTCGCTTGGCAGAAGGCGGGGAAGTAGGCCTGATCCTTTATTATGTAGGTATCTTTATGAAGGAGATCCACCCCCGGTTGATTCAACTGGCCGATGAGTTGGATTTTACTCTCATCTGCATGCCCCGCAACCGGCTGGACCTGCGGTACAGCGAAGTCATTTGTGAAGTGATGGAGGCTATTTACCGGGACCGGTCTGCGGGAGGGTCCATGGTGGTAGAACTGCTGGAACGGGCTTCCCGTTTGCCCCAACACCAGCGGACGGTAGATACGGTAGTCAAAATGTTATCGGACCGGATCCGGGCCACGGTCATTCTAACTGATGCTCAAGGGAAGGTGCTCAATGAAGCGGCCTGGCCCCGTACCTTGTCCGGTTTGCACACTCACCTGAAAAAAGCATCGTTGCCTGAGACACCCGGAAAACCTGCACAATTTCCTCATGTTCCCGGTGGATTGCTCTACCGGGCTCCCATTGATTCCGGGACCGGTCCGGGAATGGATTTGTTCCTGATCAGGGAGGGTACACCCCTGTCAAGCGGTGAGTTCCAGCAGGCAGCGGAAATAGTACAGCTGGCCGTAAGGCTCTGGAGCCAGGAACATGACAAAGTGGTGATTTCCGAACTGGTCAAGGCCATTATGCAGGACGAGCCCATGAAAATGCGGCGTTTGGCGGATTTGTTTCAGATTGATGTGGCTTCTGTTCATGCCATGTGGATCGCTATGCCGGAGGCCGGCGGCCGCGGCTTTTCGACTGAGGCGGCAAAGGGGGCCTGGGAGGTGGCAAAGCAGTATTGCCGATCTTCCTTTGCCGATGTCTATGAAGACTGCCTGGTGGTTTTCATGGACGGTCCCCGGACTTTTCAGGATACGGAGACCCTCAAAAAGGAGCTGCTGGTCCAGCTGCCGGAAACCGGCATCCTGACCGTGTTTCGCAATTTGCAGGATACTGCGGCAGTGAGAGCAGCTTACCTGGCTAACCGGGATTATGCCGCCGATCTCCGGCTAATCTTTCCCGGCCGCGTCTGTTTCAATGAGGCGGAGCTGGATTTTGCCAAAGCTTGCCGGGAACGGATTGCTGAAGGCGAGGCGGCCTTGGCGGAAGCCCTGGCCCCTCTGAGTATCCTGGCAGGGGACAGGGAGGCTAAGGAATTGATCAATACCTTGGCGGTTTATTTGCTGGATACGGGAGGCAGCCTGACTGATACTGCCAACAAATTGTTCCTCCATAAGAATACGATTAAATACCGGTTAAAATGCATCTCGGACCGCCTGGGTTACCGGGTAGGTGCCATGCCTGCCTCTGCCAAATTGTTTGAGGCGGTGGCTATCGACAGGATACTGGGCTCCTAG